One region of Acropora muricata isolate sample 2 chromosome 13, ASM3666990v1, whole genome shotgun sequence genomic DNA includes:
- the LOC136895989 gene encoding EF-hand calcium-binding domain-containing protein 9-like, which yields MKIRSQILKYMHLNRTFCLLTGRNVRIILELFRLIDVHDEMALNDVQFCAFMKTATDLNTDQIYKVFDMLDVDGSEAMDFDEFYLLICILIAVQDKEEKNFIYRHSRTVFDLLDEDNNGNISAYEFETFGFLFNLQGEAIRTIFREFDVSGD from the exons ATGAAGATCCGTTCACAGATTCTAAAGTACATGCACTTGAACAGAACTTTTTGTTTACTTACAG GGAGAAATGTTCGCATTATTCTGGAATTATTCCGTTTGATCGATGTTCATGATGAAATGGCTTTGAACGATGTGCAATTTTGCGCCTTTATGAAGACAGCCACTGACCTCAACACCGATCAAATTTACAAAGTGTTTGACATGTTGGATGTGGACGGATCGGAAGCTATGGATTTTGACGAATTCTACCTGCTAATTTGTATTCTTATCGCAGTACAAGACAAAGAAGAGAAGAATTTTATATACCGACACTCTCGCACTGTGTTTGATCTTCTTGATGAAGACAATAATGGTAATATTTCTGCTTACGAGTTTGAAACATTTGGGTTTCTGTTCAATTTACAAGGCGAAGCTATTAGAACCATTTTTAGAGAGTTTGATGTCTCGGGAGATTAG